The Haladaptatus cibarius D43 genome window below encodes:
- a CDS encoding NADH:flavin oxidoreductase/NADH oxidase, with the protein MSDDLFSSISFRESTARNRVMVSPMCQYSCTEDGLATDWHRVHLGSRATGGAGIVMTEATAVEPRGRISPNDLGIWSEEHADALTPVTRFIREQGSVPAIQLAHAGRKASKSRPWEGNTPLQSDEGGWETVAPSADTWPYESDPPEIREMTKDDIGTVVDAFATAAQHSLDAGFEIAEVHAAHGYLLHEFLSPAANHREDEYGGSFENRTRIVREVTETVREIWPDDKPVFVRISATDWLPNQDSWTIEDSVRLADRLSDVADFIDVSAGGLHPEQQIPSTGPNYQVPYAERIREQTEIPVGAVGGITEPTQADALIRNERADLAIVGREHLRDPYFTLHAAEELGAEDRIEWPQQYRRAV; encoded by the coding sequence ATGTCCGACGACCTATTCAGTAGTATCTCGTTTCGGGAGAGTACGGCGCGAAATCGTGTGATGGTGTCCCCGATGTGTCAGTATTCCTGCACAGAGGACGGGCTGGCGACGGATTGGCATCGCGTTCATCTCGGCAGTCGCGCAACCGGCGGCGCGGGAATCGTCATGACGGAGGCGACAGCCGTCGAACCTCGCGGTCGTATCTCGCCCAACGACCTCGGCATCTGGAGCGAGGAACACGCAGATGCGCTCACACCCGTCACGCGCTTCATCCGCGAACAGGGGTCGGTTCCGGCGATTCAGCTCGCGCACGCGGGAAGAAAAGCGAGCAAATCCCGACCGTGGGAGGGAAACACTCCACTACAATCCGACGAAGGCGGCTGGGAAACGGTCGCGCCAAGCGCCGATACGTGGCCCTACGAGTCCGACCCACCAGAAATTCGCGAGATGACGAAGGACGACATTGGAACCGTCGTGGACGCCTTCGCAACCGCGGCACAGCATTCCCTCGATGCCGGATTCGAAATCGCGGAAGTCCACGCCGCCCACGGCTATCTGCTCCACGAATTTCTCTCACCGGCCGCGAACCACCGCGAGGACGAGTACGGCGGAAGTTTCGAAAATCGAACGCGCATCGTCCGCGAGGTGACCGAAACCGTTCGTGAAATCTGGCCGGACGACAAACCCGTGTTCGTCCGCATTTCTGCAACAGACTGGCTTCCGAATCAGGATTCGTGGACAATTGAGGATTCGGTTCGACTCGCAGACCGACTGTCCGACGTGGCCGACTTCATCGATGTGAGTGCAGGCGGTCTACACCCCGAACAACAGATTCCGAGCACCGGCCCGAACTATCAGGTTCCTTACGCCGAGCGAATCCGCGAACAGACCGAAATTCCGGTCGGTGCAGTCGGCGGAATAACCGAACCGACACAGGCCGATGCCCTCATTCGGAACGAACGCGCTGACCTCGCTATCGTCGGACGTGAACACCTCCGCGACCCGTACTTTACGCTTCACGCTGCTGAAGAACTGGGGGCGGAAGACCGAATCGAGTGGCCACAGCAGTACCGGCGGGCAGTGTAG